One Ammoniphilus sp. CFH 90114 genomic region harbors:
- a CDS encoding PhoX family phosphatase yields MKENKQVSRRKFLTYLGAGAASLALSPGSFGLSIERANAYTLPENLFKHQTSKLSSSFHSILATNQDQLVVPQSIQFDVVAAYGDVINSNGDTYGFNNGYTCFFPIEGSSNHGLLWVSHESTNSLWVEGQKEFGHYSLEQKNKLLYNQGGSIIEVYRNQEGAWKMDKTSPYARRITGLDAFQLTGPARGARGVHGGSRVQGTFAGGAGGKTLWNTVLSCEKNIEATCQANGFDATHYGWIVEIDPFNLQAEPVKHTALGRIHHSFAAMDLTKDQRIVVYMGDDTAHSCLFKFISKGKYDKSRGKDNKELLTDGTLLAANLEEGKWIELTIEDVKKVLNDHQYTPPASIGKTRTELIQQFNEQADILIYAHEAALLLGATATDRLIDVTIHPKDRSIFIAHAHNFDHGNLHGQIAMLVEKNADLGAREFEFEQIVTGGKQAGFSSPSNLVFDSKGNLWITTTIPSDRLNKGMHASFKNNGLFVITNKKENLYTGTQFASAPVEAELNGLTFSPNEQTLFLTIQHPGELSKSTSQPTSMWPHRMGDNMPRPALVALRGF; encoded by the coding sequence ATGAAGGAGAACAAACAGGTCTCAAGAAGGAAATTCTTAACTTATCTTGGCGCCGGAGCTGCAAGCTTAGCCCTATCACCCGGGAGTTTTGGGCTTTCAATAGAAAGGGCAAACGCTTATACTCTTCCCGAAAACCTCTTTAAACATCAGACTAGTAAATTATCCAGTTCTTTCCATTCTATTCTAGCAACGAATCAAGATCAATTGGTCGTACCCCAATCCATACAATTCGATGTTGTGGCTGCCTATGGTGACGTGATCAATAGCAATGGAGATACATACGGGTTTAACAATGGTTATACATGTTTTTTTCCTATCGAAGGTTCCTCGAACCATGGCCTTCTCTGGGTAAGTCATGAATCAACAAACTCCCTTTGGGTAGAGGGCCAAAAAGAATTTGGCCATTATTCACTTGAACAAAAAAATAAGTTACTTTATAACCAAGGTGGTTCCATCATTGAAGTATACCGCAATCAAGAGGGAGCTTGGAAAATGGATAAAACCTCTCCTTATGCTAGGCGTATTACGGGTTTGGACGCTTTTCAACTCACAGGACCCGCTAGAGGAGCAAGAGGGGTTCATGGGGGCAGTCGTGTTCAAGGGACGTTTGCCGGTGGGGCTGGTGGCAAAACCTTGTGGAATACGGTATTGTCCTGTGAAAAAAATATAGAGGCTACCTGCCAGGCTAATGGATTCGATGCAACGCATTACGGCTGGATCGTCGAGATCGATCCTTTTAATCTTCAAGCCGAACCTGTTAAGCATACCGCTCTGGGTCGAATTCACCATAGCTTCGCCGCCATGGATTTAACCAAAGACCAACGAATCGTGGTGTACATGGGTGACGATACCGCTCATTCTTGTCTATTTAAGTTTATTAGTAAAGGAAAATACGATAAGTCAAGAGGCAAGGATAATAAAGAGCTTTTGACGGACGGAACGTTACTAGCAGCTAATCTAGAAGAAGGCAAATGGATCGAGTTAACGATTGAAGATGTTAAAAAGGTTCTAAACGATCATCAGTATACTCCTCCAGCCTCCATTGGTAAAACGAGAACAGAGCTCATTCAACAATTTAATGAACAAGCCGACATCCTTATCTACGCCCATGAGGCTGCACTCCTTCTTGGAGCCACAGCCACAGATCGTCTTATCGATGTAACGATCCATCCTAAGGATCGATCGATTTTTATTGCACATGCTCACAACTTTGATCATGGTAATCTCCATGGTCAGATTGCGATGCTGGTTGAGAAAAATGCCGACTTAGGAGCCCGCGAGTTTGAGTTCGAGCAAATCGTTACAGGTGGAAAACAAGCTGGTTTTAGCTCTCCTAGCAATCTCGTTTTTGATAGCAAAGGAAACCTTTGGATTACGACAACGATCCCTTCTGACAGATTAAATAAAGGGATGCATGCCAGCTTTAAAAATAATGGATTATTTGTCATCACCAACAAAAAGGAAAATCTTTATACCGGCACTCAATTCGCTTCAGCGCCTGTCGAAGCTGAGTTAAATGGCTTAACCTTTTCTCCGAATGAACAGACTTTATTTTTGACGATTCAGCATCCTGGTGAGCTCTCCAAAAGCACCTCTCAACCTACAAGTATGTGGCCGCATCGGATGGGCGACAACATGCCTCGTCCCGCATTGGTCGCGTTACGAGGATTTTAA
- a CDS encoding sigma-54-dependent Fis family transcriptional regulator, translating to MEKTWKQWTSQFEWILNIINVGVHMVDKQGETVFYNETMAGIDGLKREEVLGRNIFQLYPSLTDETSTLYLALTKGTETAETIQTYVNLQGKTVTSINSTYPLYEEGEIIGAVELAKDITNVMTMYDQILDLRQQLVESRKKNKPASGSADYHFSDMIGESAAFGQAISIAKKAARTHSPVMICGPTGTGKELVAQSIHNASIRRDEAFIAQNCAAVPKELMEGLLFGTTKGAFTGAIDRPGIFEQANGGTLFLDELNSLELSLQAKLLRVLQEGKVRRIGAASEQEVDVRIIAAMNAPVQEVLDQGVLRSDLFFRLNVVYVQLPSLQERKEDIPLLVNHFIQKFNRLFGSHVRLISDKALDRLLHYSWPGNIRELGHAIESAFNIMDIGYDVIEEHHLPHQLFDASIRQVPVTNRLQRPKGNIDLPNMIEEFERDTIVGVLEECKGNISKTAEALGLKRQALQYKLNKYGISKGN from the coding sequence ATGGAAAAGACATGGAAGCAATGGACATCCCAGTTTGAGTGGATCCTGAACATTATTAATGTCGGCGTCCACATGGTAGACAAGCAAGGCGAAACCGTCTTTTACAACGAAACTATGGCGGGAATCGACGGCTTGAAGAGAGAAGAAGTTTTGGGTCGAAATATTTTTCAGCTTTATCCCTCTCTAACGGATGAGACCAGCACGCTCTACTTGGCCTTGACGAAGGGAACGGAAACAGCTGAGACGATACAAACCTATGTAAACCTGCAAGGCAAGACGGTGACTTCGATTAACAGTACCTACCCTCTCTATGAAGAGGGAGAGATTATTGGCGCCGTGGAATTGGCTAAAGATATAACGAACGTTATGACCATGTATGATCAAATATTAGACCTTCGCCAGCAATTGGTGGAGTCGCGAAAGAAAAACAAACCGGCTTCCGGATCGGCCGATTATCATTTTAGTGACATGATCGGAGAGAGTGCGGCTTTCGGGCAAGCCATCTCTATTGCGAAGAAGGCGGCTCGGACTCACTCGCCAGTGATGATCTGTGGTCCTACGGGAACGGGCAAGGAATTAGTTGCCCAAAGTATCCACAATGCAAGCATCCGACGAGATGAAGCGTTTATCGCACAAAACTGTGCGGCCGTGCCGAAGGAGCTGATGGAAGGGCTTCTATTTGGAACGACGAAAGGAGCCTTTACAGGCGCCATTGATCGTCCAGGGATCTTTGAGCAGGCTAATGGAGGGACTCTTTTTCTAGATGAGTTGAACAGCCTAGAGCTTTCCTTGCAAGCGAAGCTTCTTCGGGTTCTACAAGAAGGGAAGGTACGCCGAATTGGCGCGGCTTCCGAGCAAGAAGTGGATGTACGCATCATTGCGGCGATGAATGCACCCGTACAGGAAGTCCTGGATCAAGGAGTTCTGCGTTCGGATCTTTTCTTCCGACTCAATGTCGTGTACGTACAGTTGCCATCCCTTCAAGAACGAAAAGAAGATATTCCGTTGCTGGTGAACCACTTTATCCAGAAGTTTAATCGCCTATTTGGTTCCCATGTTCGTCTGATTAGCGACAAGGCTCTTGATCGATTGCTGCACTACAGCTGGCCCGGAAATATTCGAGAATTAGGGCATGCCATTGAATCGGCCTTTAATATTATGGATATCGGGTATGACGTCATCGAAGAGCACCATCTTCCACATCAGTTGTTCGATGCGTCCATTCGACAGGTGCCTGTCACCAACCGTTTGCAGCGGCCGAAGGGCAACATCGATCTCCCGAATATGATAGAAGAATTCGAAAGAGATACGATCGTCGGGGTTCTGGAAGAGTGCAAAGGAAACATCAGTAAGACAGCGGAAGCTCTGGGTTTAAAGAGACAGGCTTTGCAGTACAAGCTCAATAAGTACGGGATATCAAAAGGAAATTAA
- a CDS encoding DUF3445 domain-containing protein has protein sequence MTNQALLDSFPFPLRDDIYRFSNNSIPLVPPCSIDVTSTYVEEVKSKRDLLSSHPNRCYQSTPHTMTAQWEIVDLVAHHLATYFPDQFHLEKHGNRWTIGNEPLGERVSFTFGDSSTLPQEPLDFIGRHVQEDLILMMQRDGNLFLDAGQLCFPANWSLAFDLGMTFKEIHKPIPGFQDHGLDDRILNFLMRLEAGQPWGRRNWSMMAGSRLDTSLETFDEWGKARHQVTMENVGELVHLRVEVQKLFRLPRSHGIFFTIHSHMLPLHLLKHKPEWLQRFYLVLSELPHSIADYKGIGLYRNTAVEYLKRLLDESR, from the coding sequence ATGACAAACCAAGCATTATTAGATTCTTTTCCTTTTCCATTAAGAGATGACATCTACCGCTTTTCCAATAATTCTATACCTCTAGTTCCACCATGTTCCATTGATGTCACCTCCACTTATGTCGAAGAGGTGAAATCAAAACGCGATCTTCTTTCGTCTCATCCGAATCGTTGCTATCAATCTACTCCTCATACGATGACCGCGCAATGGGAGATTGTAGATTTGGTTGCTCATCATTTGGCTACATATTTTCCGGATCAGTTTCATTTAGAAAAGCATGGGAATCGTTGGACAATCGGCAATGAGCCGTTGGGTGAGAGAGTATCCTTTACTTTTGGGGATTCCAGCACACTTCCTCAGGAGCCCCTCGACTTCATAGGTCGACATGTACAAGAGGACTTGATCTTGATGATGCAGCGGGATGGAAACTTGTTCTTAGACGCCGGGCAGCTCTGCTTTCCCGCCAACTGGTCCCTTGCCTTTGATCTTGGGATGACCTTCAAAGAGATCCATAAGCCGATTCCTGGGTTTCAAGACCATGGGCTCGATGATCGCATCCTTAATTTCTTGATGAGGCTGGAGGCCGGACAACCTTGGGGTCGAAGGAACTGGTCGATGATGGCTGGAAGCCGGCTGGATACATCGCTAGAGACGTTTGACGAGTGGGGAAAGGCCAGACATCAAGTCACAATGGAAAACGTCGGCGAGTTGGTCCATCTCCGCGTAGAGGTTCAGAAGTTGTTTCGCTTGCCGCGCAGCCACGGGATTTTCTTTACTATCCATTCTCACATGCTCCCGCTTCATCTGTTGAAGCATAAGCCGGAATGGTTGCAACGCTTTTACCTCGTTTTGAGCGAGCTCCCCCACTCCATTGCTGATTATAAAGGAATCGGGCTCTATCGAAACACGGCAGTGGAATACCTCAAGCGATTGCTGGATGAAAGCAGGTGA
- a CDS encoding dimethylamine monooxygenase subunit DmmA family protein: MKFTDLKRKYLFCSDESGSGVLESLIQHVKERERPFEWYYRSELAAIQAWLNQQRMGSYLYLAGSREFVLQVKKWAEEAGFSEEEMQWEIVGDPQRQIFCCRCHGLHFTAAAEETLCPHCGLELKISDHYSRRWEVYLGYVDVARLKTGGGSQWRIE; the protein is encoded by the coding sequence GTGAAGTTTACAGACCTGAAACGCAAGTACTTGTTTTGTTCCGATGAATCAGGCAGTGGGGTTTTGGAGTCTTTGATTCAACATGTAAAAGAGAGAGAGCGTCCCTTTGAGTGGTATTATCGATCGGAACTAGCCGCCATCCAAGCCTGGTTAAACCAACAAAGAATGGGGAGTTATCTTTATCTCGCTGGCTCGCGCGAGTTTGTTCTGCAGGTAAAGAAATGGGCGGAAGAAGCCGGTTTTTCTGAGGAAGAAATGCAATGGGAGATCGTAGGGGATCCTCAACGTCAAATTTTTTGCTGTCGCTGTCATGGTTTGCATTTCACCGCCGCTGCAGAGGAGACGCTATGTCCTCATTGTGGGTTAGAGCTGAAGATTTCCGATCATTATTCCCGCCGTTGGGAAGTGTACCTAGGTTATGTTGATGTTGCTCGGTTGAAGACAGGAGGAGGATCACAATGGCGAATCGAATAA
- a CDS encoding PDR/VanB family oxidoreductase, whose translation MANRIKVKVKEVILECPGVKRFTLVSLDGQPLPGFSGGSHLTVVLPGKSDTLELERHYSLVSSPLQQEEYQIAVRLTDPSSGGSKYMHEQVQKGDLLEVSWPKNHFPLSFRAKHHVFYAAGIGITPFLSMMAELKATGQSFELHYGAKEKSECPFYGQLSSQYRDLTTFYFSRDGRRMSPMTLLDHRIGTHIYICGPETMIEEFIDAATSYGYPKSSIHFERFTPPRPKTTHSFQVDLAKTGFMVDIPEDQSILEVLLKHGVKASYSCKVGGCGTCEVKVIEGEVDHQDSFLSDEFKREGQVMLPCVSRAKGKKLVIDL comes from the coding sequence ATGGCGAATCGAATAAAGGTTAAGGTAAAAGAGGTCATCTTGGAATGTCCTGGGGTAAAACGTTTTACCCTCGTTTCCCTTGATGGACAACCTCTTCCTGGATTTAGCGGTGGATCTCATCTCACGGTCGTTCTCCCGGGGAAATCCGATACACTAGAGCTAGAGCGCCACTACTCGCTTGTTTCTTCTCCTTTGCAGCAGGAAGAGTACCAGATTGCCGTTCGATTGACAGACCCGTCATCGGGTGGATCGAAATACATGCACGAACAGGTTCAAAAGGGCGATCTCCTTGAGGTCAGCTGGCCAAAGAATCACTTTCCTTTAAGCTTTCGAGCCAAGCACCACGTCTTTTACGCGGCAGGGATCGGGATTACGCCATTCCTGTCCATGATGGCAGAGCTAAAGGCCACCGGTCAGTCCTTCGAACTTCATTATGGAGCAAAAGAAAAGAGTGAATGTCCATTCTACGGTCAACTCTCTTCTCAATATCGAGATCTGACCACCTTCTATTTCTCTAGAGATGGACGCAGAATGAGTCCCATGACCCTGCTGGATCACCGAATCGGAACCCATATCTATATCTGTGGCCCAGAAACCATGATCGAGGAGTTTATCGACGCCGCGACGAGCTATGGATATCCTAAATCAAGCATTCATTTCGAACGGTTCACTCCTCCAAGGCCCAAAACGACTCACTCCTTCCAGGTCGATCTAGCAAAGACAGGATTTATGGTCGATATACCAGAAGATCAGTCCATCCTGGAAGTGCTGTTGAAACATGGCGTGAAGGCGTCCTATTCCTGTAAGGTCGGGGGATGCGGTACTTGTGAGGTGAAGGTCATCGAGGGGGAAGTGGATCATCAGGACTCTTTCTTAAGTGACGAGTTCAAACGGGAAGGACAAGTCATGTTGCCTTGCGTATCTCGAGCTAAGGGAAAAAAATTAGTCATAGATCTGTAG
- a CDS encoding amino acid ABC transporter ATP-binding protein — MALAAQQTSVAETIVTIEDVHKSYGSLEVLKGISLTVGKGEVVALIGASGSGKSTLLRCLNRLETISSGRINIDGINLDESLKNIGLIRREVGMVFQQFNLFPHLTVLENVIEAPIQVLGKKKEDAIKEAMLLLNKVGLQDKKDVYPRKLSGGQQQRVAIARALAMNPKIMLFDEPTSALDPELVGEVLNVMRDLAKEGMTMIVVTHEMSFAREVADRVVYMHNGLIEEQGDPKVVLTDPKSERLKAFLRIIK, encoded by the coding sequence ATGGCTTTGGCGGCACAACAAACTTCCGTAGCAGAGACGATCGTAACCATTGAGGATGTTCATAAAAGCTACGGTTCACTAGAAGTACTGAAAGGGATTAGCCTTACCGTTGGGAAAGGAGAGGTCGTTGCCCTTATCGGGGCCAGCGGTTCAGGGAAGAGTACTCTGCTTCGCTGCCTGAACCGTTTAGAAACGATCTCGAGTGGAAGGATCAACATCGACGGAATCAATCTTGACGAATCCTTAAAAAACATTGGACTCATCCGGCGAGAAGTGGGGATGGTGTTTCAGCAGTTTAATCTTTTTCCTCATTTGACTGTTTTGGAAAACGTTATTGAAGCCCCGATTCAAGTCCTTGGAAAAAAGAAAGAAGACGCCATCAAAGAAGCTATGCTGCTCCTAAACAAAGTTGGACTTCAGGATAAGAAGGACGTGTATCCACGTAAGTTATCCGGTGGACAGCAGCAACGGGTAGCGATTGCGCGAGCGTTAGCGATGAATCCGAAGATCATGCTGTTTGATGAGCCCACGTCGGCCCTGGATCCGGAGTTGGTGGGCGAGGTTCTAAACGTGATGAGGGATCTGGCCAAAGAAGGAATGACCATGATCGTGGTGACCCATGAGATGAGCTTTGCCCGAGAAGTCGCCGATCGTGTGGTTTACATGCATAATGGCTTAATCGAGGAGCAAGGAGATCCTAAGGTCGTCTTGACCGATCCGAAGAGTGAACGTCTAAAGGCGTTTCTGCGAATTATTAAATAA
- a CDS encoding amino acid ABC transporter permease: MLDFSLVTKFVPFLIEAAWVTLEISVLSIILGLILGLIAALMKISKIRPLVWLVDFYLWVIRGTPVLVQLFLVYFGLPQLGIDIGPFLSSILALGVNAGAYIAEIYRGGILSVPKGQIEAAESLGMSYWKTMRRIVLPQAFRVSIPALGNQAISMLKDSSLASLVTVSELMMVSQRFASTNFAFIEFYIAAAVLYLVLTTLFSYIINKVEFRLSASEQ; encoded by the coding sequence ATGCTGGATTTTTCGTTAGTTACTAAGTTTGTTCCTTTCCTGATTGAAGCAGCATGGGTCACGCTTGAGATCTCTGTTTTATCTATTATTCTGGGCCTGATTCTCGGATTAATTGCAGCCTTAATGAAGATTTCTAAGATTCGGCCCCTTGTTTGGTTGGTAGACTTTTATCTTTGGGTTATTCGAGGAACTCCAGTCCTTGTACAGTTGTTTCTTGTTTACTTCGGTTTACCTCAATTAGGGATTGATATCGGGCCGTTCCTGTCCTCCATCCTTGCTTTGGGAGTCAACGCGGGAGCTTATATTGCGGAGATTTATAGAGGGGGGATCTTATCGGTACCTAAAGGCCAAATTGAAGCAGCGGAGTCTCTGGGCATGAGTTATTGGAAGACCATGAGGCGGATCGTGTTGCCTCAGGCTTTTCGAGTGAGTATCCCTGCTTTAGGGAATCAGGCGATTTCGATGTTAAAGGATTCTTCGCTGGCTTCGCTCGTAACGGTATCGGAGCTGATGATGGTATCTCAGCGCTTTGCCTCTACGAACTTTGCATTCATTGAATTTTACATTGCGGCAGCTGTCCTTTATCTTGTACTGACAACTTTATTTTCTTATATTATCAACAAAGTCGAATTCCGCCTGTCAGCTAGTGAGCAGTAG
- a CDS encoding ABC transporter substrate-binding protein, translated as MKKNRLQWFLGMTLSVVLLAGCGAKDTTGSSGNGVLDKIQSEKVMNVGIEGAFPPFNYFNDKNQLEGFDVDITNEIASRMGVEANFIATPWDSILAGLLSKKYDIIISSMTITDERKEKVDFTDPYYRTGAQLFVPESSAITDPTNLKGVKIGVSIGTTFEQKAAELGAEMVTYKSDLLTFEDMKNGRVEGVITDKVVGAALMKEKGYPFKTVGDMLYSEDVGIALNKEEAAFRDEINKHLKDMMEDGTYEKISQKWFDRDIR; from the coding sequence ATGAAAAAAAATCGACTTCAATGGTTTTTGGGAATGACTTTATCGGTGGTTCTTCTTGCAGGCTGTGGAGCTAAGGATACGACAGGGTCCTCAGGGAATGGCGTTTTGGACAAGATTCAGTCAGAGAAAGTAATGAATGTAGGGATTGAAGGAGCTTTTCCACCTTTTAATTATTTTAATGATAAGAATCAGTTAGAGGGATTTGACGTAGATATCACGAATGAGATTGCCTCTCGGATGGGTGTTGAGGCAAATTTCATAGCGACTCCTTGGGATAGTATTTTAGCAGGGCTTCTTTCGAAGAAGTATGACATTATTATTTCGAGTATGACGATCACCGATGAACGAAAGGAAAAGGTAGACTTCACGGATCCTTATTACCGAACAGGAGCCCAATTGTTTGTGCCAGAGAGCTCCGCGATTACGGACCCTACTAATTTAAAGGGGGTAAAGATAGGGGTCTCAATTGGAACTACATTTGAACAAAAAGCGGCCGAACTAGGTGCGGAGATGGTGACGTATAAGAGCGATCTTCTGACCTTTGAGGATATGAAAAACGGAAGAGTAGAAGGAGTCATTACGGACAAGGTTGTGGGTGCCGCGCTGATGAAGGAGAAGGGTTATCCTTTCAAAACGGTCGGAGATATGCTCTATAGTGAAGATGTTGGAATCGCGCTTAATAAAGAAGAAGCGGCTTTCCGAGATGAGATTAATAAGCATTTGAAGGACATGATGGAAGACGGAACCTATGAAAAAATAAGTCAAAAATGGTTTGACCGAGATATTCGCTAG
- the pdxS gene encoding pyridoxal 5'-phosphate synthase lyase subunit PdxS, with amino-acid sequence MIDTGTSRVKRGMAEMQKGGVIMDVVNAEQARVAEAAGAVAVMALERVPADIRAAGGVARMADPRIVEEVMAAVSIPVMAKARIGHFVEAKVLEALGVDYIDESEVLTPADEVFHINKKDFTVPFVCGARDLGEALRRIGEGASMIRTKGEPGTGNIVEAVRHQRMMQSQIRKVQSLSYDELMAEAKNIGAPFELLEYVHQNGKMPVVNFAAGGVATPADAALMMHLGSDGVFVGSGIFKSDSPERFARAIVEATTHYQDYALIGELSKNLGTAMKGIDVAGLLENERMAVRGW; translated from the coding sequence ATGATAGATACAGGAACTTCTCGTGTAAAACGAGGGATGGCAGAAATGCAAAAAGGCGGCGTCATCATGGACGTCGTGAATGCGGAGCAAGCTCGAGTGGCGGAGGCTGCAGGAGCCGTGGCGGTTATGGCTTTAGAAAGGGTTCCTGCAGATATTCGTGCTGCAGGCGGCGTCGCTCGTATGGCCGATCCCCGAATCGTAGAAGAAGTAATGGCTGCTGTATCCATTCCGGTTATGGCAAAGGCGCGTATTGGTCACTTTGTCGAGGCCAAGGTGTTAGAAGCCCTTGGAGTCGATTATATCGATGAAAGTGAAGTGCTTACACCTGCTGATGAAGTGTTCCATATTAATAAGAAGGATTTTACCGTTCCTTTTGTATGTGGAGCGCGCGATCTTGGGGAAGCGCTTCGTCGAATCGGCGAAGGGGCTTCTATGATTCGGACAAAAGGCGAGCCTGGAACAGGAAATATTGTAGAAGCCGTTCGTCACCAACGTATGATGCAAAGTCAAATCCGCAAAGTCCAAAGCTTGTCCTACGATGAGCTCATGGCCGAAGCGAAGAATATCGGGGCTCCTTTTGAACTGTTGGAATATGTCCACCAGAACGGAAAGATGCCAGTTGTTAATTTCGCAGCAGGTGGAGTTGCAACTCCGGCTGATGCGGCTTTAATGATGCATTTGGGATCAGATGGCGTGTTTGTCGGATCCGGTATTTTCAAGTCCGATAGCCCAGAGCGTTTTGCCCGTGCGATTGTAGAGGCGACCACACACTATCAAGATTATGCCTTGATCGGTGAATTATCCAAGAATCTAGGAACAGCGATGAAAGGCATCGATGTTGCCGGGTTGTTGGAAAACGAGAGAATGGCTGTCCGAGGCTGGTAA
- the gabT gene encoding 4-aminobutyrate--2-oxoglutarate transaminase: protein MKSMTTEYIQLKTAIPGPKSQELLKQRDENVPRGPFNTMMVFAEKAEGALLTDVDGNTFLDFAGAIGTLNAGHCPPAVVEALKEQLDKYIHPCFHVAMYEPYVALAKKLNEITPGDHEKKTFFLNSGAEAVENTIKIARKYTGRKGIISFERGFHGRTYMAMSLTSKVKPYKYGFGPFAPDTYKLPYPYYYRAPYGMTPEQVDEQILNKLEDFFLSEVPADEIAAIIMEPVQGEGGFVAPSKRFVQGIKAVCEKYDILFIADEVQTGFGRTGKMFAMEHFDVVPDLMTMSKSIAAGLPISAVTGRAEIMDAANPGEIGGTYGGSPLGCVAALKVIEMMEEQGLPERAMKIGEAVVSRFRRLQEEFPVIGDVRTLGAMTAVEFVKDPLTKEPNKELTASIIQEVHQRGVILMGAGLYSNAIRFLCPLVITDGQLEEGLNVIEQVVREKCQ, encoded by the coding sequence ATGAAATCGATGACAACAGAGTACATTCAATTAAAAACGGCGATACCTGGTCCGAAGTCCCAGGAGTTGTTGAAGCAACGTGATGAGAATGTGCCTAGAGGGCCCTTCAATACGATGATGGTGTTCGCGGAAAAAGCAGAAGGAGCACTGCTTACCGATGTCGATGGCAATACGTTCCTTGATTTTGCAGGGGCGATCGGGACGCTGAATGCCGGTCACTGTCCTCCAGCTGTGGTTGAAGCTTTGAAGGAGCAACTAGATAAATACATTCACCCTTGCTTCCATGTCGCTATGTATGAGCCTTATGTGGCTTTGGCGAAGAAGTTGAACGAAATCACACCGGGTGATCATGAGAAAAAAACCTTCTTCCTCAACAGTGGGGCAGAAGCGGTGGAAAATACGATTAAGATCGCTCGCAAATACACGGGTAGAAAAGGAATCATTTCCTTCGAACGCGGATTCCATGGTCGTACGTATATGGCGATGTCCTTGACTAGTAAGGTAAAGCCGTACAAATATGGATTCGGTCCTTTTGCGCCGGATACATATAAGCTGCCTTATCCTTACTACTATCGGGCTCCTTATGGTATGACGCCGGAGCAAGTGGATGAGCAAATTTTAAATAAGCTAGAAGATTTCTTTTTGTCCGAGGTTCCAGCGGACGAAATTGCCGCGATTATTATGGAGCCTGTACAAGGAGAGGGAGGATTCGTCGCTCCGTCTAAGCGTTTTGTGCAAGGAATCAAGGCGGTTTGTGAGAAGTATGACATTCTCTTTATCGCGGATGAAGTGCAAACGGGCTTTGGCCGGACGGGTAAAATGTTTGCGATGGAGCACTTCGATGTGGTGCCTGATTTGATGACCATGTCTAAATCCATTGCCGCTGGTTTACCGATCAGTGCGGTCACGGGTAGAGCTGAAATTATGGACGCGGCCAACCCGGGTGAAATCGGAGGAACGTATGGTGGAAGCCCGCTAGGTTGTGTGGCTGCTCTGAAGGTCATTGAAATGATGGAGGAGCAAGGTCTGCCTGAGCGTGCGATGAAGATCGGAGAAGCCGTCGTTAGTCGTTTCCGTCGTTTGCAAGAGGAGTTCCCTGTGATTGGTGACGTTCGTACGTTAGGTGCGATGACAGCCGTTGAATTTGTTAAGGATCCTTTAACCAAAGAGCCGAACAAAGAGCTAACAGCGAGTATTATCCAAGAGGTTCATCAGCGTGGCGTGATTTTAATGGGAGCCGGCTTGTACAGTAATGCCATTCGCTTCTTGTGTCCATTGGTGATTACCGATGGTCAATTAGAGGAAGGTTTGAATGTAATAGAGCAAGTGGTTCGCGAGAAATGCCAATAA